A genomic segment from Falsibacillus pallidus encodes:
- a CDS encoding DUF2500 domain-containing protein encodes MPFDNGPSNLIFTLGPIFIGVIFIIVIGGIIFSIIKGISQWSHNNKQPKLTVDAKVVSKRDEVSRHSHNHDGHHHHSTSTNYYATFEVESGDRMEFQVDGSEFGMLAEGDKGTLSFQGTRYLGFERSISKASF; translated from the coding sequence ATGCCATTTGACAACGGCCCTTCAAACTTGATTTTCACACTCGGGCCAATTTTTATCGGGGTTATATTCATCATCGTCATCGGGGGAATTATTTTTTCTATTATTAAAGGGATTTCTCAATGGAGCCATAATAATAAACAGCCTAAACTGACAGTAGATGCGAAAGTGGTATCTAAGCGTGACGAAGTCAGCCGGCACAGCCACAATCACGATGGACACCACCATCACTCTACTTCGACTAATTATTATGCCACATTTGAAGTCGAAAGCGGTGACCGGATGGAGTTTCAAGTCGACGGAAGCGAATTCGGGATGCTCGCAGAAGGGGACAAAGGGACGCTGTCTTTCCAAGGTACGCGCTACTTAGGATTTGAGCGATCCATCTCAAAAGCTAGTTTTTAA
- a CDS encoding FUSC family protein, with protein sequence MNYYPSIRHWLTRLSASDPGLLRLKQASKVIFSVISSVVTTLLLLKLAGSPLFTAAILSGVIGMMGILVVMGDTEKEKKVTTLLLALSSSVSVTLGTFLPRWNHAADGALLLIIFLAFYLQKYGMRYFSICMVGFMSVYFSSLLKLKLTQAPWFYVAIAVGITYAFLWNFYLMKDKPEKVLKRSMMSFHKQTNLTLEIVKESILDPNKSKARLRSLRKNATKLNEYARVISEQLGSTDPGDIWPGIKPNQLRLYVFDTEMLIETFVTASVQLKLLHALEHKEVRETLSNVAKALIDAEVLRDEYDPKHLHVAEKTVQSLRSQLNAYNTKQMDSSKWLYLVRRIESIANHVIDGAYILQKAQEDYLKYGAKDETKPKEDEPSDEENDSNDDEETGLKLSTKKAFQAVIAGGLSILLGYLLSPTHQYWILLTAYIVLLGTESVGSTYVKAFQRTAGTLIGAILGFYLAELVSGTGIFEVICLFFCVFMAFYLFQVSYAIMSFWITMMLALMYDLLLGGITEKLLQDRFVDTLIGAGIALLVSSFLFPLKTRDKINESIIEFFEELETYLSGFLESFAGKNKTINLADAAFNLDQKLNQIRINAKPFEKIPGKFQNTGVERWMTILVAINYYAKHLVASTSRKSQYEQENELVEMIEHISECLKDNSQTMRELLKGNRNLSVWDLHDERKFIEKYPDRNKGKVLNHALLIHNLYYVWKINQSILSLATELGASRKLASTQKSSGDMAK encoded by the coding sequence ATGAATTATTATCCAAGCATCCGGCATTGGCTGACACGGTTGTCTGCATCCGATCCGGGACTGCTTAGATTGAAGCAAGCATCAAAAGTGATTTTCAGTGTCATCAGCTCCGTTGTGACCACCCTGCTTCTATTAAAACTCGCAGGCAGCCCCCTTTTTACTGCTGCCATCCTATCGGGTGTCATCGGAATGATGGGCATCTTGGTCGTCATGGGTGATACGGAAAAAGAAAAGAAAGTAACGACTTTACTTCTTGCATTATCAAGCTCCGTTTCTGTAACACTCGGCACATTCCTGCCTCGTTGGAATCATGCTGCGGACGGGGCACTTCTATTAATTATTTTTCTTGCCTTCTATCTTCAAAAATATGGGATGAGGTATTTTTCCATCTGTATGGTTGGATTTATGTCTGTCTATTTTTCATCGTTGCTGAAGCTCAAGCTGACACAGGCACCTTGGTTTTATGTCGCTATTGCAGTGGGAATCACCTACGCTTTTCTATGGAATTTCTACTTGATGAAGGACAAGCCGGAAAAAGTGCTGAAACGAAGCATGATGTCTTTCCATAAGCAGACGAATCTCACATTGGAAATCGTGAAAGAATCCATCCTTGATCCCAATAAGAGCAAGGCACGGCTTCGCTCCCTTCGAAAAAATGCTACCAAATTAAATGAATATGCAAGGGTCATTTCAGAACAGCTCGGTTCTACCGATCCGGGAGACATATGGCCGGGCATCAAGCCAAATCAGCTCCGCCTTTATGTATTCGACACTGAAATGCTGATCGAGACATTTGTAACCGCGTCTGTTCAATTGAAACTCCTTCACGCCCTTGAACACAAAGAAGTTCGTGAAACGTTGTCTAATGTGGCAAAAGCATTAATAGATGCCGAGGTCCTGCGTGATGAATACGATCCGAAACATTTACATGTAGCGGAAAAAACCGTTCAATCCCTTCGAAGTCAATTAAATGCCTATAATACGAAACAAATGGATTCCTCAAAATGGCTGTATCTGGTCCGTAGAATTGAATCCATCGCCAATCATGTCATTGATGGGGCGTACATCCTTCAGAAAGCTCAAGAAGATTACCTGAAGTATGGCGCCAAAGATGAGACCAAGCCAAAAGAAGATGAGCCTTCTGATGAAGAAAATGATTCAAATGATGATGAAGAAACGGGTTTGAAACTTTCTACCAAAAAAGCGTTCCAAGCGGTTATTGCAGGAGGATTATCTATATTATTAGGGTATCTACTGTCTCCCACGCACCAGTATTGGATTTTATTGACTGCATATATCGTTCTCTTGGGGACAGAATCAGTGGGAAGCACCTATGTAAAAGCATTTCAACGGACTGCTGGAACATTGATCGGTGCGATTCTTGGATTCTACCTGGCTGAACTCGTGTCAGGGACAGGCATTTTTGAAGTGATCTGCCTCTTTTTCTGTGTTTTCATGGCTTTTTATTTGTTCCAGGTATCCTATGCCATCATGTCCTTTTGGATTACGATGATGCTTGCCTTGATGTATGATCTGCTACTTGGCGGAATTACCGAGAAGCTCCTGCAGGACCGATTCGTCGATACATTGATCGGTGCTGGAATCGCGTTGCTTGTCTCCTCCTTCCTCTTCCCGCTAAAGACGCGGGACAAAATCAATGAGTCCATCATCGAATTTTTCGAGGAGTTGGAAACGTACCTGTCAGGATTCTTAGAGAGCTTCGCAGGTAAAAATAAAACGATCAATCTGGCAGATGCTGCTTTTAATTTGGATCAAAAATTAAACCAGATTCGGATCAATGCCAAACCATTTGAAAAAATCCCCGGGAAGTTTCAAAATACCGGGGTCGAAAGATGGATGACGATCTTGGTGGCGATCAACTACTATGCCAAGCACCTTGTCGCTTCAACAAGCAGAAAATCGCAGTACGAACAAGAGAATGAACTGGTCGAAATGATTGAACACATCAGTGAGTGTCTGAAAGATAATTCGCAGACGATGAGAGAGCTGCTAAAAGGAAATCGAAACCTTTCCGTCTGGGACCTGCATGATGAACGGAAATTCATCGAAAAGTATCCCGACCGGAATAAAGGCAAGGTGCTGAACCACGCCCTACTCATTCACAACCTGTACTATGTGTGGAAAATCAATCAGTCCATCCTTTCCCTTGCTACTGAACTTGGAGCAAGCAGAAAATTAGCATCGACCCAAAAAAGCAGCGGAGACATGGCGAAATAA
- a CDS encoding FixH family protein, producing the protein MKKMIGILILAVSMIILGACGQNEKDEQNGGSVPQEVKVDIKVPEKVDKGQKVKLDAYVTQGKEAVKDADEVKYEVWMDGMKDDSQLIDAKNEKNGHYTAQYKFDMEGVYSVQVHVTARQMHTMPKTQVTVGTGEAAQTQEEEHHHDGEEGHEHAVDIHLMSPKVIEAGKSVKLMAHIMKGDEMLENAHVRFEIWKENSEKHEYVETKAEGPGQYTAEYTFKESGKYTVKIHVENDEGLHDHTEETVAVQ; encoded by the coding sequence ATGAAAAAGATGATAGGAATTTTGATCCTCGCCGTCTCCATGATAATCCTGGGCGCGTGCGGTCAAAATGAGAAAGATGAACAAAACGGGGGCAGTGTACCACAAGAGGTAAAAGTAGATATAAAAGTTCCTGAAAAAGTGGATAAAGGCCAAAAAGTAAAATTGGATGCATATGTCACACAAGGAAAAGAAGCCGTAAAAGATGCGGATGAAGTGAAATATGAAGTGTGGATGGACGGCATGAAAGATGATAGCCAATTAATCGATGCTAAAAATGAGAAAAACGGCCACTACACAGCGCAATACAAATTCGATATGGAGGGTGTCTACTCGGTACAAGTCCACGTGACAGCAAGGCAGATGCATACGATGCCTAAGACACAAGTAACGGTAGGGACTGGAGAGGCAGCTCAGACTCAAGAAGAAGAACACCATCACGACGGAGAGGAAGGCCATGAGCATGCCGTTGATATTCATCTTATGTCTCCTAAGGTCATCGAAGCTGGGAAATCAGTCAAGTTGATGGCGCATATCATGAAAGGTGATGAAATGCTGGAAAATGCACATGTCCGCTTTGAGATTTGGAAAGAGAATTCCGAGAAGCATGAATATGTTGAAACCAAAGCAGAAGGTCCCGGACAATACACGGCTGAATATACATTTAAGGAAAGTGGAAAATATACAGTAAAAATCCACGTGGAAAACGATGAAGGACTCCATGATCATACGGAAGAGACTGTCGCTGTTCAATAA
- a CDS encoding DeoR family transcriptional regulator has product MLPIERKKQIVDWLTKEGSLKIAEISSRLEVSEMTVYRDLRPLLESGEVVKTSGGIMLAPTPEGQLQHHSCSYCHKISLTKQSIQLFTSGHAVEHTCCAHCALLRYSDRPDSFVQIICKDFLRDTTLNAKSAYYVFNPELDLNCCQPTVLTFGTLRDAQRFLNGFGGEIYSFEEALETIHQSMNSHSSCDSKKK; this is encoded by the coding sequence TTGCTTCCAATTGAAAGGAAAAAACAAATCGTCGATTGGCTGACCAAAGAGGGAAGTCTTAAGATTGCTGAAATCAGCAGCCGTCTGGAAGTATCTGAAATGACAGTCTACCGCGATCTCCGTCCACTTTTGGAAAGCGGGGAAGTCGTCAAGACATCTGGAGGCATCATGCTTGCCCCCACACCAGAAGGGCAGCTGCAGCATCACTCCTGCAGTTATTGCCATAAAATTTCACTTACCAAACAGTCCATCCAGCTCTTTACGAGTGGACATGCAGTCGAGCATACGTGCTGTGCCCATTGTGCATTGTTAAGATATTCTGACCGGCCAGATTCGTTTGTCCAAATCATTTGCAAAGATTTCTTGAGGGATACGACTCTTAATGCAAAATCTGCCTATTATGTATTTAATCCAGAGCTGGATCTCAATTGCTGCCAGCCAACTGTCTTAACATTTGGCACGCTTCGGGACGCTCAAAGGTTTTTAAATGGATTTGGCGGGGAGATTTACTCGTTTGAAGAGGCACTTGAAACGATTCATCAGTCCATGAATAGCCATTCGAGCTGTGATTCGAAGAAAAAATAA
- a CDS encoding PAS domain-containing sensor histidine kinase, whose translation MSISSIFKEVFFQSRIPQMVSTLDFKQTWVNQALAEFTGYSLEEWETLTIKDVTHPEDFEKDRNFLQEMYDGKRSGYHFEKRYVCKNNEIKYGILNVSLIHDDASNEKYLLRQIQDITDKIKIGQSLRESERKYRLLAENSSDIINLHAGDGTYLYVSPSVTTTLGYDAIDMIGKNPYDYIHPDDRSLVEKYHKQILEDSKPVLITYRALRSDGSYVWLETTIKIVNNPDEDSEPDFISVSRDIDKRIETDRLLRRSEKLAVVGQLAAAVAHEIRNPLTPIKGFVQLFKDAEKVDERYVNIVLDELDRVENIISEFLAMAKPHHERSEPLAINHQLADLVDLLEAEANMKNKKINFYPSVQNPKIKGDSNSLKQVFVNIIQNGLDAIEEHGQVVISIQSDSSYVCIKIKDNGCGIPPDRLNKLGEPFYSTKEKGTGLGLMTSFNIVEQHQGKVEVESELGQGTTVHIYLPRID comes from the coding sequence ATGTCTATTTCATCTATTTTTAAAGAAGTCTTTTTTCAATCAAGGATCCCTCAAATGGTTAGTACCCTGGATTTTAAGCAAACATGGGTCAATCAGGCACTGGCAGAATTCACAGGCTACTCGCTTGAGGAATGGGAGACTTTGACGATCAAGGATGTGACACACCCGGAAGATTTTGAAAAAGACCGGAATTTTCTTCAGGAAATGTATGATGGCAAAAGGTCAGGGTACCATTTTGAAAAAAGATATGTGTGCAAAAACAACGAAATAAAGTACGGCATTTTAAATGTAAGCTTGATCCATGATGACGCCTCGAATGAAAAGTATCTTCTCAGGCAGATTCAGGATATCACAGATAAAATCAAAATAGGACAATCATTGAGGGAGAGCGAAAGGAAGTACCGTCTCCTTGCTGAAAATTCTTCCGATATCATCAATCTGCATGCAGGCGATGGAACCTATTTATATGTTTCTCCGTCAGTGACGACAACTCTTGGCTATGATGCGATTGATATGATTGGCAAGAATCCCTATGATTATATACATCCTGATGATAGATCGCTCGTTGAAAAATATCATAAACAAATCTTAGAGGATTCCAAGCCCGTTCTTATAACCTATCGGGCACTGAGGAGCGATGGCAGCTATGTCTGGCTGGAAACGACTATTAAAATCGTCAATAACCCCGATGAAGATAGTGAACCGGACTTCATTTCCGTTTCCAGGGATATCGATAAGCGGATTGAAACGGACAGGCTGTTAAGGAGATCCGAAAAACTGGCAGTCGTAGGTCAGCTGGCAGCTGCAGTAGCCCATGAAATCCGAAATCCTTTAACTCCAATCAAGGGATTTGTCCAGCTTTTCAAGGATGCTGAAAAAGTGGATGAGAGATACGTAAATATTGTGCTGGATGAATTGGACAGGGTGGAGAATATCATCTCTGAATTCCTTGCGATGGCAAAGCCCCATCATGAGCGGTCGGAACCGTTGGCAATCAACCACCAATTGGCAGACTTGGTCGATTTATTAGAGGCTGAAGCCAATATGAAAAATAAAAAAATCAACTTTTATCCATCCGTGCAAAATCCAAAGATAAAAGGTGACTCCAATTCATTAAAGCAGGTGTTCGTCAACATCATTCAAAATGGATTGGATGCCATCGAAGAACATGGCCAAGTGGTCATCAGCATTCAGAGCGATTCTTCTTATGTCTGCATCAAAATAAAAGACAACGGCTGCGGAATCCCGCCAGACCGCTTGAATAAACTGGGTGAACCTTTTTACTCCACTAAGGAAAAAGGGACAGGCCTCGGACTCATGACAAGCTTTAACATTGTTGAGCAGCATCAAGGCAAAGTAGAAGTGGAAAGTGAGCTGGGGCAAGGGACAACAGTCCATATCTATCTTCCAAGAATCGATTGA
- a CDS encoding pyridoxamine 5'-phosphate oxidase family protein, translating to MSDQKLREEVLEVLKENKVGTLATVQNNKPHTRYMTFFNEDLTLFTATDKNTHKVEEIERNSNVHILIGYDGEGVGDAYLEIEGTAAVKDNQELKDQLWNDHMKPWFDGPNDPNYIILEIHPSAMTLMNKKDESAKTLNV from the coding sequence ATGAGTGATCAAAAATTACGTGAAGAAGTTTTGGAAGTCTTGAAAGAGAATAAGGTCGGGACATTGGCTACTGTTCAAAACAATAAGCCGCATACGAGATATATGACATTTTTCAATGAAGATTTAACCCTATTTACGGCAACTGATAAAAACACCCATAAAGTCGAGGAAATCGAACGCAATTCAAACGTACATATCCTGATCGGGTATGATGGGGAAGGTGTCGGTGATGCCTATCTTGAAATCGAAGGAACTGCAGCGGTCAAGGACAACCAGGAGTTGAAGGATCAATTATGGAATGATCATATGAAACCTTGGTTTGATGGACCGAATGATCCGAATTATATCATCCTTGAAATTCATCCATCTGCCATGACGTTGATGAATAAAAAGGATGAATCAGCGAAGACATTAAATGTATAA
- a CDS encoding SulP family inorganic anion transporter: MNIQKLKTEWFGNIRGDILAGMVVAMALIPEAIAFSIIAGVDPMVGLYASFCIAVTTAFFGGRPAMISAATGATALLMGSLVASHGLQYLLAATILTGVIQIILGYFKAGRLMKFIPRSVMVGFVNALAILIFMAQLTHFIGESWPMYAMVAGALAIIYIFPRFTKAVPSPLVAIIVITLIAVFTGSDVRTVGDMGELKRALPTFMIPDIPFNIDTLKIIFPYSFGIALVGLVESFLTAQIVDDMTDTSSNKNREAKGQGIANIVSAFFGGMAGCAMIGQSVINVKSGGRGRLSTLVAGVFLLILIIVLNGFLIRIPMAALVGVMFMVSIGTFDWTSLKTLHVMPATDTIVMIVTVGAVVYTNNLSIGVVAGVILSAVFFASKISKVHITSELDEALNIKRYTVSGQLFFASVSDFVASFDFKEDVAKVELNLAHTHLWDHSAVDAIDKVVLKYRENGTKVKLIGMNDQSSLLVEKIGVHHKPNAKAANH, encoded by the coding sequence TTGAATATACAGAAACTTAAAACTGAATGGTTTGGAAACATTCGAGGAGATATCCTTGCTGGTATGGTTGTTGCCATGGCGCTGATTCCGGAAGCCATAGCGTTTTCCATCATTGCAGGAGTTGACCCAATGGTAGGATTGTATGCGTCCTTCTGTATCGCAGTGACGACTGCCTTTTTTGGTGGAAGACCTGCGATGATTTCTGCTGCAACAGGGGCAACAGCCTTATTGATGGGATCATTGGTTGCAAGCCACGGTCTCCAATATCTTTTGGCTGCTACTATCCTTACAGGTGTGATTCAGATCATTCTTGGATATTTTAAAGCAGGACGTTTGATGAAATTCATCCCTAGATCCGTTATGGTAGGATTCGTCAATGCACTAGCCATTTTGATTTTCATGGCTCAGCTTACACACTTTATAGGGGAATCATGGCCGATGTATGCCATGGTTGCAGGTGCTTTAGCCATCATTTATATTTTCCCGCGTTTCACCAAAGCAGTTCCATCACCGTTAGTTGCTATTATTGTGATTACGCTGATCGCTGTCTTTACTGGAAGCGATGTTCGCACGGTTGGAGATATGGGTGAACTGAAGCGTGCATTGCCGACTTTCATGATACCGGATATTCCTTTTAACATTGATACACTAAAGATCATTTTCCCTTATTCATTTGGGATTGCGCTTGTCGGTTTGGTAGAATCCTTCCTGACGGCTCAAATCGTCGACGATATGACGGATACATCCAGTAACAAAAACCGTGAAGCAAAAGGACAGGGTATTGCCAACATTGTTTCCGCATTTTTTGGAGGAATGGCAGGCTGTGCAATGATCGGCCAATCTGTTATCAACGTGAAGTCCGGCGGGAGGGGCCGCCTTTCAACGCTCGTAGCCGGTGTTTTCCTATTGATTCTAATCATCGTATTAAATGGATTCTTGATCAGAATCCCGATGGCTGCCCTTGTAGGCGTTATGTTTATGGTTTCCATCGGAACGTTTGATTGGACATCCTTAAAAACGCTTCATGTGATGCCAGCGACAGATACAATTGTAATGATCGTTACCGTTGGCGCAGTTGTGTATACAAACAATTTATCCATCGGTGTCGTAGCCGGAGTCATCTTAAGCGCCGTCTTCTTCGCATCGAAGATTTCCAAAGTGCACATCACTTCCGAGTTGGATGAGGCCTTGAACATTAAGAGATACACAGTCAGTGGCCAGTTATTCTTTGCATCTGTTTCAGACTTTGTAGCATCATTTGACTTCAAAGAAGATGTCGCTAAAGTAGAGCTTAACTTGGCCCATACCCATTTATGGGATCATTCTGCAGTAGATGCAATCGACAAGGTTGTATTGAAATACCGCGAGAATGGAACTAAGGTGAAATTAATAGGGATGAATGACCAAAGCTCATTACTAGTTGAAAAAATCGGCGTCCATCATAAACCAAATGCAAAAGCAGCGAATCATTAA